A genomic stretch from Chrysiogenes arsenatis DSM 11915 includes:
- the yajC gene encoding preprotein translocase subunit YajC yields the protein MNQLSAILPLVLMFAIFYFLIIRPQQKQAKAHKLMIENLQVGDEIVSAGGFFGHVTRVESDAIHVKLGQNMEVKLRRANVSEVVKKATHVAE from the coding sequence ATGAATCAGTTGTCGGCCATTCTTCCCTTAGTCCTCATGTTCGCTATTTTTTACTTCCTGATTATCCGCCCGCAGCAGAAGCAAGCCAAGGCGCATAAGTTAATGATCGAAAACCTGCAAGTCGGTGACGAAATTGTCAGCGCCGGTGGTTTTTTCGGGCACGTGACTCGCGTGGAGAGCGATGCCATCCACGTCAAGCTCGGTCAGAATATGGAAGTAAAACTTCGTCGTGCGAATGTTTCGGAAGTGGTCAAAAAAGCCACTCACGTGGCGGAGTAG
- the secD gene encoding protein translocase subunit SecD: MKTTLISKIILILAVVGLALYSALPLSERINLGLDLQGGMHLALEVDTEKALEGKLDVIVNAFRADLNNAKLVVGAVERSGNQVSVALPYAQEKESVRKYFERHYDALEVVREESNLLVFAYPDVEAERLKTLAVSQALETIRNRIDQFGVAEPTIQKQGANRIIVELPGVKDPDRATELIGRTAVLEFKMVNESVSPQDAAAGFLPDDMMLAYQRVLDPETGQEVGRTPYVLTKVTPLSGNRLVDAEVRINSERGDPYVGIKFDPEGARIFADLTARNVGNRMAIVLDGNVYSAPVINERIGGGEASISGRFTMEDARDLAIVLRSGSLPAPVEIIENRTVGPTLGQDSIDKGVRAGLSGLVLVLLFMIFYYRLSGVIANLALIVNVIILLGMLAYFGATLTLPGIAGIILTIGMAVDANVLIFERIREELRKGATPRNAIQAGYDKVFSTIFDSNITTLIAAMVLFQFGSGPVKGFAITLSIGLLASMFTAIVCTRVVYEVALAYRPIKKLSV, encoded by the coding sequence ATGAAAACCACCCTGATAAGTAAGATTATCCTGATTCTGGCAGTGGTCGGGCTTGCGTTGTATTCGGCGCTTCCTCTTTCTGAGCGGATCAACCTCGGGCTCGACTTGCAGGGTGGTATGCACCTTGCGTTGGAAGTTGATACCGAAAAAGCCCTCGAAGGGAAGCTCGACGTAATCGTCAATGCCTTCCGTGCGGACTTGAATAATGCCAAATTGGTTGTCGGGGCGGTTGAACGTTCTGGCAATCAGGTCAGTGTTGCTTTGCCCTATGCGCAAGAAAAAGAGTCTGTTCGTAAATATTTTGAGCGCCATTACGATGCCCTTGAAGTGGTACGTGAAGAAAGCAACCTGCTGGTTTTCGCCTATCCGGATGTTGAAGCTGAGCGATTAAAAACGCTTGCTGTTTCGCAGGCTTTGGAAACCATCCGTAATCGTATTGACCAATTCGGCGTAGCGGAACCGACTATTCAGAAGCAGGGAGCCAACCGGATCATTGTCGAACTCCCTGGCGTGAAAGATCCTGACCGCGCGACGGAGCTGATTGGTCGTACGGCGGTGTTAGAATTTAAAATGGTGAATGAATCCGTGTCGCCGCAGGATGCCGCGGCCGGCTTTTTGCCGGACGACATGATGCTTGCCTATCAGCGTGTGCTGGATCCAGAAACGGGACAAGAGGTGGGGCGCACTCCGTATGTTTTGACCAAAGTCACACCACTCTCCGGCAACCGCTTGGTTGATGCCGAAGTCCGCATTAACAGCGAACGAGGCGATCCGTATGTCGGGATTAAATTTGATCCTGAAGGGGCGCGTATTTTTGCCGACCTCACGGCGCGCAATGTTGGCAACCGCATGGCGATTGTCCTCGATGGGAACGTCTATTCGGCTCCAGTGATTAACGAACGGATCGGTGGCGGTGAGGCCTCTATCAGTGGCCGTTTTACGATGGAAGATGCGCGCGACCTCGCGATTGTGCTCCGTTCTGGGAGCCTGCCCGCGCCCGTTGAAATCATTGAAAACCGGACAGTTGGGCCAACTCTCGGCCAAGATTCGATTGACAAAGGGGTACGCGCCGGACTGAGTGGCCTTGTTCTCGTACTCCTCTTTATGATTTTCTACTATCGCCTTTCGGGTGTGATTGCCAACCTTGCACTGATCGTGAACGTCATTATTCTGCTGGGAATGTTGGCTTATTTTGGGGCGACGTTAACCTTGCCAGGGATTGCGGGAATTATCCTGACAATCGGTATGGCCGTTGATGCAAACGTTCTGATTTTTGAACGGATTCGCGAGGAGCTTCGCAAAGGGGCGACGCCGCGTAATGCGATTCAGGCTGGCTATGACAAAGTTTTTAGTACGATTTTTGATTCGAACATCACCACGCTGATTGCGGCGATGGTGCTGTTCCAATTTGGTTCTGGTCCAGTCAAGGGGTTTGCTATTACGCTGAGCATCGGTCTTCTCGCCAGTATGTTTACGGCGATTGTCTGTACACGAGTTGTGTATGAGGTCGCTTTGGCGTATCGCCCGATCAAGAAACTCAGTGTGTAG
- the secF gene encoding protein translocase subunit SecF → MKKFEFATIPFMGMRWIAVSVAVLLVLCSLVLLATRGLNYGIDFTGGSLVQLQFKEPTPIEDIRANLSQEGFGDSEIQEYGSPRDILVRAPQFDEKNANAVTNAIKSRIESAYGDKVEVLRIETVGPKIGGELRQQALYAVLYSLVAIVCYIWWRFELKFGLAAIIALVHDVIITMGMFSLTGIQFSLAALAAVLTVVGYSLNDTIVIFDRIRENLVVNEGEEKKPIITILNESITQTLSRTIITGGTTLFVVLTLFFFGGEVLSGFAFALIIGVIIGTFSSIFIATVLLVYWQPAYDEPHLKKLNEKPEEVV, encoded by the coding sequence GTGAAGAAATTTGAATTTGCTACTATTCCATTTATGGGGATGCGCTGGATTGCCGTGAGTGTTGCTGTGCTGCTGGTGCTCTGTTCGTTGGTGCTGCTTGCGACACGCGGGCTGAATTACGGTATTGATTTTACTGGTGGATCTTTGGTGCAATTGCAATTCAAAGAGCCAACGCCGATTGAAGATATTCGTGCGAACTTGTCCCAAGAAGGATTTGGCGATAGCGAAATTCAGGAATATGGTTCGCCACGTGACATTCTGGTTCGTGCGCCACAGTTTGACGAAAAGAATGCCAATGCGGTGACCAATGCGATTAAGAGTCGCATCGAAAGTGCCTATGGTGACAAGGTTGAAGTGTTACGCATCGAAACCGTAGGGCCGAAAATCGGTGGCGAGCTCCGTCAGCAAGCGCTTTACGCTGTTCTTTATTCATTAGTCGCAATTGTTTGCTATATTTGGTGGCGCTTTGAATTAAAGTTTGGTTTGGCAGCGATCATTGCGCTGGTGCACGACGTGATTATCACGATGGGGATGTTTAGTCTGACGGGAATACAGTTTTCGCTCGCCGCGCTGGCGGCAGTGTTGACCGTCGTAGGCTATTCACTGAACGATACGATTGTTATCTTTGACCGTATTCGAGAAAATCTGGTTGTCAATGAGGGCGAGGAGAAGAAACCTATTATAACGATTCTCAATGAATCGATCACGCAGACATTGTCGCGGACGATTATTACAGGTGGTACCACCTTGTTTGTGGTGTTGACTCTGTTCTTCTTTGGTGGTGAAGTCCTGAGTGGTTTTGCATTTGCGCTGATCATTGGGGTTATTATCGGAACGTTTTCTTCGATCTTTATTGCCACCGTGCTGCTGGTCTATTGGCAACCAGCTTACGATGAGCCGCATCTGAAAAAGCTGAACGAAAAGCCAGAGGAAGTCGTATGA
- a CDS encoding sulfite exporter TauE/SafE family protein has translation MTIDPGYLAIFLGVGLTTGFLAALLGIGGGVIYVPVIIYLLPIADGMAGTGTAEYMKTGITTSLVVVFFAAISSSFANLRARNVHFPLLRRALVAGTVGALAGAFFGALAPALLLKKLFGAFQLYIGTRLLQSAKRQDHAAGNEDLAWKKVLPIGTFNGFITSTFGIGGGLFSVPAFNYYCRVPLVKCIGTSSNLILVNALFGIMGYLFSILITAESYIRWDIAAVIAVGSMLSAPLGIKVLPKIQPTLFKRGFALLVLVSAANLLLR, from the coding sequence ATGACGATCGACCCAGGATATCTCGCGATATTCCTGGGAGTTGGCCTTACAACCGGTTTTTTGGCGGCTCTGCTTGGGATTGGTGGCGGGGTGATTTATGTCCCCGTCATCATTTACCTGTTACCGATCGCTGACGGAATGGCGGGTACGGGGACGGCGGAGTATATGAAAACAGGGATTACGACTTCTTTGGTGGTCGTTTTCTTTGCCGCAATTTCAAGCTCTTTTGCCAACCTTCGGGCGCGCAATGTTCATTTTCCATTGCTGCGCCGTGCGCTTGTTGCGGGAACTGTTGGTGCACTCGCGGGAGCTTTTTTTGGAGCACTTGCGCCAGCGTTGCTGCTGAAAAAGCTTTTTGGCGCATTTCAGCTCTACATCGGCACACGACTGTTGCAGTCAGCAAAACGGCAGGATCATGCGGCGGGGAATGAAGACCTTGCTTGGAAGAAAGTACTTCCCATAGGGACGTTTAACGGATTTATCACCTCTACATTCGGCATTGGTGGCGGCCTTTTCAGCGTACCGGCGTTTAACTATTACTGTCGTGTCCCATTGGTAAAGTGCATCGGAACGTCGAGTAATCTGATATTGGTGAATGCGTTATTTGGCATTATGGGATATCTATTTAGTATCTTGATTACTGCGGAAAGTTATATCCGCTGGGATATCGCGGCGGTTATAGCAGTTGGGAGCATGCTCAGCGCGCCACTGGGCATAAAAGTGCTTCCGAAAATTCAGCCGACGTTGTTTAAGCGGGGATTTGCACTGCTGGTGCTCGTTTCGGCGGCTAATCTACTGTTGCGGTGA
- a CDS encoding CBS domain-containing protein: MALAKDIMTTNPIVVSDTLSIQDAARLLLEKNISGAPVVDDTGKMVGIITKKDIVDTVREMKLPRLINIFDAIIYLESAEEYNHELNKMAAVCVSDAMTKKVITVSPDMELPRLASLLSEHHINMVPVTHGEGKLLGIVSTTDVLKAVAYGSNQS, encoded by the coding sequence ATGGCTCTGGCAAAAGACATTATGACAACGAATCCGATTGTGGTTAGCGACACTCTTTCGATTCAGGATGCGGCGCGTTTGTTGCTGGAAAAGAATATTTCCGGCGCTCCGGTTGTTGACGATACGGGGAAAATGGTTGGCATTATCACAAAAAAAGATATTGTTGATACGGTTCGGGAAATGAAACTGCCGCGCTTGATTAACATTTTTGATGCGATCATCTACCTCGAAAGTGCCGAAGAGTATAATCATGAACTCAATAAAATGGCGGCAGTATGCGTCAGCGATGCCATGACAAAAAAAGTCATCACGGTTTCGCCTGATATGGAACTGCCCCGTTTAGCCTCGCTCCTTTCGGAGCATCACATTAACATGGTTCCCGTCACGCACGGCGAAGGAAAATTGCTGGGGATTGTCAGCACGACCGATGTTCTGAAAGCAGTCGCATATGGAAGTAATCAGTCGTAG
- the tsaE gene encoding tRNA (adenosine(37)-N6)-threonylcarbamoyltransferase complex ATPase subunit type 1 TsaE: MEVISRSPEETAAFAAQLANRLRPPVLLLLEGDLGAGKTTFAKGFAAALGIDARNVTSPTYTLMNEYVGENGRLCHCDLYRLQSADDFYATGIEESFAGAYTLVEWPDRLPHEITDEIQTLRLEFAVNPHSDERCITLSEPFQVER, translated from the coding sequence ATGGAAGTAATCAGTCGTAGTCCGGAAGAAACCGCTGCTTTTGCCGCGCAACTGGCAAACCGTTTGCGCCCTCCGGTGTTACTGTTGCTGGAGGGTGACCTTGGTGCCGGAAAGACCACCTTTGCCAAAGGGTTTGCGGCGGCACTTGGTATCGACGCACGGAACGTGACTTCGCCTACCTACACGCTCATGAACGAGTATGTTGGGGAAAATGGCCGCTTGTGTCACTGTGACTTATACCGTTTGCAAAGCGCCGACGATTTTTATGCGACCGGAATCGAAGAAAGTTTTGCCGGAGCCTATACGCTGGTCGAATGGCCAGATCGGCTCCCACATGAAATTACCGATGAAATTCAAACGTTGCGGCTGGAATTTGCCGTAAATCCGCATTCAGATGAGCGGTGTATAACGCTCAGCGAACCTTTTCAGGTGGAGCGGTGA
- a CDS encoding EcsC family protein produces MSLYEYPPYEQKVIRELKLWHVAGSESALLDVLHRIGTPVRAALRHVSPATRSLGDQIGVAVMRGFQEWSNQPFEFDALYPPLHALGYTADGIHDIALTLTLEQCDRLAVECTHEHLGYATLSGSAGGMMGLPGIVADAVAFLAINYRMLRLMAACYGFDPRDERVATLLLGIMALGGKNDVNDAENTSPAFDAMASKVGCYFLVKQLAMGLNRSGGALSAQLLSRFAGRFAGVISSKVADGALGKALPLVSIAIGGAVGYTFTEHNFVHGTNLLREQYLERKYGFDMLWQQSK; encoded by the coding sequence GTGTCACTCTATGAATATCCTCCCTACGAACAAAAAGTTATTCGTGAACTCAAACTCTGGCACGTTGCGGGCAGTGAATCGGCATTGCTTGATGTGCTGCACCGTATTGGCACTCCGGTGCGGGCAGCACTGCGCCACGTGTCGCCTGCTACGCGTTCGCTAGGTGATCAGATTGGCGTAGCTGTCATGCGAGGATTTCAGGAATGGAGCAATCAGCCATTTGAGTTTGATGCGCTCTATCCGCCGCTGCACGCGTTGGGATATACGGCGGACGGCATCCATGATATTGCGCTGACGCTGACGCTGGAACAGTGCGATCGGTTGGCGGTAGAATGCACACACGAGCACCTTGGGTATGCTACCCTGTCTGGTAGTGCCGGAGGGATGATGGGATTACCTGGTATTGTTGCCGATGCCGTGGCGTTTTTGGCGATCAACTACCGGATGTTGCGCCTCATGGCGGCGTGCTATGGGTTTGATCCGCGCGATGAGCGGGTCGCGACGCTGTTGCTCGGCATTATGGCGCTTGGTGGAAAAAATGATGTCAATGATGCCGAAAACACCTCGCCAGCGTTCGATGCGATGGCATCAAAAGTAGGCTGTTATTTTTTAGTCAAGCAACTTGCCATGGGGCTCAATCGGAGTGGTGGCGCGCTCAGCGCACAACTTCTCAGCCGCTTTGCGGGGCGTTTTGCCGGAGTGATCAGTTCTAAAGTGGCCGATGGTGCCTTGGGCAAAGCGCTCCCACTGGTTTCGATAGCGATTGGTGGCGCTGTCGGGTACACTTTTACCGAGCATAATTTTGTGCATGGAACGAATTTGCTGCGGGAGCAATATTTGGAGCGCAAATACGGCTTTGATATGCTGTGGCAACAATCGAAATAA
- a CDS encoding complex I NDUFA9 subunit family protein codes for MQVAIIGGTGFVGSHVTRAVLDAGHTVSLLVRSTGTKVPAGVTSFVGDISDTDSLARLCQGADAVIYLVGIIREFPPVVTYKTSHVYGVINTISAMKRCGVTRLLHMSALGSEFESPSGYLRTKYDAEIIVRQSSLTETIFKPSVIFGPGDGFINLLRRLTKLPIVPMIGDGHYPLQPVSVYDIAAGFAAALTTPAMEGKCYEIGGPTVYAYRDLLDTVARLQGKGVPLKVPQPIALMRLLATLFGKFAFFPLTTDQLYMLQKGSQTVDMRMFEDAGIAPQSLESRFATDYT; via the coding sequence ATGCAGGTTGCAATCATTGGAGGCACAGGATTTGTCGGAAGCCACGTGACCCGTGCGGTGCTGGATGCAGGGCATACCGTTTCGTTGCTGGTTCGTTCGACTGGCACCAAAGTGCCCGCCGGAGTCACTTCGTTTGTTGGCGATATCAGTGACACCGATTCGCTTGCTCGCCTCTGTCAAGGGGCCGATGCCGTAATCTATCTCGTGGGCATTATTCGTGAGTTCCCGCCAGTAGTGACGTATAAGACGTCGCATGTGTACGGGGTGATCAACACTATCAGCGCCATGAAGCGGTGTGGTGTGACACGCTTGTTGCATATGTCGGCACTCGGCTCAGAGTTTGAAAGCCCAAGCGGATATTTACGCACGAAGTACGATGCCGAAATTATTGTGCGTCAGAGCAGCCTTACGGAAACTATTTTCAAACCCAGCGTGATTTTTGGCCCAGGTGACGGCTTTATCAACCTTCTGCGCAGGCTCACCAAGTTGCCTATCGTTCCCATGATTGGCGATGGACATTATCCTCTCCAGCCCGTCAGTGTCTATGATATTGCGGCTGGATTCGCGGCGGCGCTCACCACTCCGGCGATGGAAGGGAAGTGTTACGAGATTGGCGGGCCGACGGTGTATGCGTACCGCGACTTGCTGGATACCGTTGCCCGCTTACAGGGGAAAGGGGTGCCACTGAAAGTTCCGCAACCAATCGCGCTGATGCGTTTATTGGCGACACTGTTCGGCAAATTTGCCTTTTTTCCGCTGACGACGGATCAGTTGTATATGCTACAAAAAGGATCACAAACCGTTGATATGCGGATGTTTGAAGACGCGGGCATTGCTCCGCAGTCGCTGGAAAGTCGCTTTGCGACCGATTATACATAG
- a CDS encoding P-II family nitrogen regulator, translating into MENTHRPLKLVTTIVRVELSEAVIAAIGEIGVDGWSATRGRGTSQRSYAEFFGMRIEPMKEIIYTIVTADLALDVVAAVRIAAALDVPGNGVCFVTDIEHAVGV; encoded by the coding sequence ATGGAAAATACTCATCGACCATTAAAGTTGGTAACGACTATCGTGCGGGTGGAGCTGAGTGAAGCTGTGATTGCGGCCATAGGGGAAATTGGTGTCGATGGCTGGTCGGCTACTCGTGGGCGTGGCACCAGTCAGCGGAGTTACGCCGAGTTCTTCGGTATGCGCATTGAGCCGATGAAAGAAATTATTTACACAATTGTTACGGCAGACCTAGCGCTTGATGTGGTTGCCGCCGTGCGTATTGCCGCAGCGCTTGATGTTCCAGGGAACGGGGTATGTTTTGTGACGGACATTGAACACGCAGTTGGCGTATAG
- a CDS encoding potassium/proton antiporter — protein MLEILFSTGIPEIFHTNYYLVLFALLAIISVIATRFATRYGVPALVLFIGFGMIAGSDGLKLINFSDPFLAQLFGTVALVIILFDGGMQTKWDAVRKVMAPALSLATVGVVVTAGIVGIAAKLILPIGWLEALLLGSIVGSTDAAAVFSVLSGKNIQENLARTLEAESGTNDPMAVFLTLGFIQLILSEKAELLSLIPQFFWQMGVGGIAGYAFGRFAVWVLNRIRLDSGGLYPVLGLGFAFFVFSASALINASGFLAVYILALVIGNSDVPYRHAIFRFNEGLAWMMQILMFIMLGLMVAPQEMFEEFLVVGLLLSVVLTLVARPIGVYISLIPFHFNFKEFTFLSWSGLKGAVPIILATYPMLAGVEHSQSFFNVVFFIVLTSTLVQGATISPLAKWLGFESPGKKQQKHTIELLSLGTANADIIEYIVNEDDDIVGKQIRDLLLPKGTLINAIIREDNITTPTGHTVIQSNDLLFILVPKENIARLKRVLTKHRKDVVADAERGYCELPDHPEEKTPPKKRRNRFFRRKHNPKEDA, from the coding sequence ATGCTCGAAATACTTTTTTCCACAGGTATTCCAGAAATTTTTCATACTAACTACTATCTGGTGCTGTTTGCTCTGCTCGCCATTATCAGCGTCATTGCGACACGCTTTGCCACCCGCTACGGTGTACCTGCGCTGGTACTGTTTATCGGCTTTGGGATGATCGCGGGAAGTGACGGTCTTAAGCTTATCAATTTCTCCGACCCATTCCTTGCCCAGCTTTTTGGGACGGTTGCTCTTGTTATCATTCTCTTCGACGGCGGTATGCAGACCAAATGGGATGCCGTGCGTAAAGTTATGGCACCGGCGCTCAGTCTAGCTACGGTCGGCGTAGTAGTGACCGCAGGTATTGTTGGTATCGCGGCCAAGCTGATTCTGCCTATCGGCTGGCTTGAAGCGCTTTTGCTCGGCTCCATCGTCGGTTCCACCGACGCCGCTGCCGTGTTTTCGGTGTTGAGTGGCAAAAACATTCAGGAAAATCTCGCGCGCACGTTGGAAGCAGAATCGGGTACCAACGATCCCATGGCCGTCTTCCTCACGCTGGGATTTATCCAGCTGATCCTGTCGGAAAAGGCCGAACTGCTCAGCCTGATACCACAATTTTTCTGGCAAATGGGAGTTGGTGGGATAGCAGGATACGCGTTTGGACGCTTCGCCGTCTGGGTACTCAACCGTATTCGCCTGGACTCAGGTGGACTCTATCCCGTTTTGGGATTGGGATTTGCCTTTTTCGTCTTTAGTGCCAGCGCGCTCATAAATGCCAGCGGCTTTCTGGCGGTCTACATTCTCGCTTTGGTCATCGGCAACTCCGACGTCCCCTACCGTCACGCCATTTTCCGCTTTAACGAAGGGCTTGCTTGGATGATGCAGATCCTCATGTTTATCATGCTGGGTCTGATGGTTGCACCACAAGAGATGTTTGAAGAGTTTTTGGTAGTCGGTTTACTACTCTCGGTTGTCCTCACGCTCGTCGCCCGCCCAATTGGGGTATATATTAGTCTTATCCCGTTTCATTTTAACTTTAAGGAATTTACCTTCCTTTCATGGTCAGGTCTGAAGGGTGCGGTACCAATTATTCTCGCGACCTATCCAATGTTGGCTGGAGTCGAACACAGCCAGAGTTTCTTTAACGTAGTCTTCTTTATTGTTCTCACTTCAACACTTGTTCAAGGCGCGACCATATCACCGCTCGCGAAATGGCTCGGGTTTGAATCGCCAGGCAAAAAACAACAGAAACACACTATCGAGCTTCTCTCACTCGGCACCGCCAATGCCGATATTATTGAGTACATCGTGAACGAAGATGATGACATCGTCGGTAAACAAATTCGCGATCTGCTTCTCCCGAAAGGGACGCTGATCAATGCCATTATCCGCGAAGACAACATCACCACACCGACCGGACACACCGTCATCCAAAGCAATGACCTGCTCTTCATCCTTGTTCCCAAAGAAAACATTGCCCGACTCAAACGGGTGCTCACCAAACACCGCAAAGACGTGGTAGCTGATGCGGAAAGAGGATATTGCGAACTGCCAGACCATCCTGAAGAGAAAACTCCCCCCAAGAAGCGTCGTAATCGGTTTTTCCGGCGCAAACACAACCCCAAAGAAGACGCATAG
- a CDS encoding calcium/sodium antiporter: protein MLLALASIIIGLALLVWSADKFVVGSAAAARYFGISPLVIGMVIVGFGTSAPEMVVSALAAFQGNPGIALGNAFGSNITNIALILGITALISPIAVHSQVLRKELPLLTGITFFAVYLLFDLEITRIDALLLLGVFALIMVWTFRQGAQSSSDALNQEMSEALQENRLSLKASVVWMIIGLVVLILSSRLLVWGAVTIARDLGVSDLIIGLTIIAVGTSLPELASSVIAARKGEHDIALGNIIGSNIFNTLAVVGIAGVIQPMAVDAEILHRDLPVMVGLTLALFVIGFGWKRAGRINRLEGSMLLACYLGYTVYLVTSVLG from the coding sequence ATGTTGCTGGCTCTGGCTTCAATTATTATTGGTTTAGCATTGTTAGTGTGGAGTGCGGACAAGTTTGTGGTTGGTTCGGCGGCAGCAGCGCGGTATTTTGGGATTTCCCCGTTGGTCATTGGTATGGTGATTGTGGGCTTTGGAACGTCAGCACCGGAAATGGTGGTTTCGGCCTTGGCGGCTTTTCAAGGGAATCCAGGGATTGCGTTGGGGAATGCTTTTGGCTCGAATATAACCAATATCGCGTTGATTCTCGGCATCACTGCGCTTATCAGTCCGATTGCGGTGCATTCGCAAGTATTGCGTAAAGAGTTGCCTCTCCTTACTGGGATAACATTTTTCGCTGTTTACCTCTTGTTTGATCTTGAGATTACCCGTATTGACGCGCTCTTACTGCTCGGTGTTTTTGCGCTCATAATGGTGTGGACGTTCCGGCAGGGAGCGCAAAGTAGTAGTGATGCGCTCAATCAGGAAATGTCGGAAGCGCTGCAGGAAAATCGCCTTTCATTGAAGGCGTCAGTGGTATGGATGATTATTGGACTGGTTGTGCTCATTCTTAGCTCCCGTTTGCTTGTCTGGGGAGCTGTCACCATTGCACGTGACTTGGGTGTGAGCGATCTGATCATCGGCTTGACTATCATTGCTGTTGGCACTTCGTTGCCAGAATTGGCATCTTCCGTGATTGCTGCCCGCAAAGGGGAGCACGATATTGCGTTGGGCAATATTATCGGTTCCAACATTTTCAACACCCTCGCCGTGGTGGGTATCGCTGGTGTGATTCAACCGATGGCGGTTGATGCCGAGATCCTGCATCGCGATTTGCCGGTGATGGTAGGATTAACACTGGCATTGTTTGTGATTGGCTTTGGCTGGAAGCGTGCTGGTCGAATCAATCGGCTTGAAGGGAGCATGCTGCTGGCATGTTATCTTGGATATACGGTGTATCTGGTGACAAGTGTTCTTGGGTAA
- the sugE gene encoding quaternary ammonium compound efflux SMR transporter SugE: MSWFILVVAGLLEVVWAVGLKYTEGFTRLWPSLWTLFALVASFVLLGIAMKSLPVGTAYSVWVGIGAAGTVVLGIYLFGEPINTLRLVSVGLILLGVAGLKLATPS; encoded by the coding sequence ATGTCGTGGTTCATTTTGGTTGTCGCGGGGCTGCTTGAGGTCGTTTGGGCTGTAGGGTTGAAATACACGGAAGGATTTACGCGCCTTTGGCCATCGCTGTGGACATTATTCGCACTTGTGGCAAGTTTCGTTTTACTTGGGATTGCGATGAAGTCGCTCCCAGTTGGAACCGCTTATAGCGTGTGGGTTGGCATCGGAGCCGCAGGAACGGTCGTTCTCGGTATCTACCTGTTTGGTGAACCGATAAATACCCTACGGCTTGTCAGTGTTGGTTTGATTCTGTTAGGGGTTGCTGGGCTTAAACTGGCTACTCCATCATAA